The proteins below come from a single Streptomyces sp. M92 genomic window:
- a CDS encoding bifunctional glycosyltransferase/CDP-glycerol:glycerophosphate glycerophosphotransferase — protein MSVANGNTSPKISVVVPVYKVQGYLRACLDSILSQSFGDFEVIAIDDFSPDACGRILDDYATADSRVIPVHLEENQGIGKARDAGALRARGEYIVFLDSDDTLAEGALQAMADRIDETGNPDILLFNHVRTYWNNRVQPSAAGEILAAAGSDVFTALERPEYLSMFAVVWNRAYRRQFYVDDHNFTFTDGIYEDALMVYKTMLTAERIAATDHVCVEYRQRRQGNSMRTPGRKHFGIFQQYARLFEFLDERPHLAPVRPLLFERMASHFLFTLAREDRIVPKDRAEFFKLSAAQYRRLKPRDFVVPEGRQGTRFQILDRGSYAAYAAMTFASSTHRQVVQRASKAKTKLGKTAYNRLYRLHLRRPVDENLAVYAAYWNRGIACNPAAIYQKAKELAPDVHGVWVVKRTEVDSVPAGVDYVVANSPRYWEVMARAKYLVNNVNFPNEIVKRPEQVFLQTHHGTPLKQMGIDQQKFPAAAKGMSFGKLLERADKWDLSLTSNQHSTEIWERVYPCAFEAIEYGYPRNDVYFRATAEDVSRIRGELGIEEGKTAILYCPTVRDYQKGYVPRIDLERFCRELGPDYVVLVRTHYFYGADPSLEALQERGLIKDVSRYPVVEDLCLAADALITDYSSIMFDYACLDRPIVTYADDWQVYSRARGVYFDILSGQAGETPGATATSEDQLIEVFRSGAWNSSRAAELRSAFRERFVQYDDGHAAERVVRHMFLGEESSPRVLPLEERTPAPSPAAVETARIVRQRAGRNESGLVDA, from the coding sequence ATGTCCGTCGCGAATGGAAACACTTCGCCGAAGATCAGCGTTGTCGTACCCGTTTACAAGGTTCAGGGGTACCTTCGCGCATGCTTGGATTCGATCCTCTCGCAGTCGTTCGGCGATTTCGAGGTCATCGCCATCGACGATTTCTCGCCGGACGCCTGCGGCCGCATTCTCGATGACTACGCGACTGCGGACAGCCGGGTCATACCCGTCCACCTGGAGGAGAACCAGGGAATAGGCAAGGCGCGGGATGCCGGCGCGCTGAGGGCCCGTGGCGAGTACATCGTGTTCCTGGACAGCGACGACACCCTCGCCGAGGGTGCACTGCAGGCCATGGCCGACCGCATCGACGAGACCGGCAATCCGGACATTCTGCTGTTCAACCACGTCCGCACCTACTGGAACAATCGCGTCCAGCCAAGTGCCGCCGGTGAAATTCTCGCCGCTGCTGGTTCGGACGTTTTCACCGCCCTGGAACGCCCCGAGTATCTGAGCATGTTCGCAGTGGTATGGAACCGTGCCTACCGCCGCCAGTTCTACGTGGACGACCACAATTTCACTTTCACCGACGGCATCTACGAGGACGCTCTCATGGTCTACAAGACCATGCTGACCGCGGAACGGATCGCCGCCACCGACCATGTCTGCGTCGAGTACCGCCAGCGTCGCCAGGGCAACTCCATGCGCACCCCGGGGCGAAAGCACTTCGGTATCTTCCAGCAGTACGCGCGGCTCTTCGAGTTCCTCGACGAGCGCCCCCACCTCGCCCCGGTACGGCCGCTGCTCTTCGAGCGCATGGCCAGCCACTTCCTCTTCACCCTCGCCCGCGAGGACCGCATCGTCCCCAAGGACCGGGCAGAGTTCTTCAAGCTGTCGGCAGCGCAGTACCGGCGGCTCAAGCCGCGGGACTTCGTCGTCCCCGAGGGCAGGCAGGGAACGCGTTTCCAGATACTGGACCGCGGATCCTACGCCGCGTACGCGGCGATGACGTTCGCTTCCAGCACCCACCGCCAGGTCGTACAGCGAGCCTCCAAGGCGAAGACCAAGCTCGGGAAGACCGCCTACAACCGCCTTTACCGACTGCACCTGCGCCGACCGGTCGACGAGAACCTCGCCGTGTACGCCGCCTACTGGAACCGTGGCATCGCCTGCAACCCTGCGGCCATTTACCAGAAGGCGAAGGAACTCGCCCCCGACGTCCACGGCGTCTGGGTCGTGAAGCGCACAGAGGTGGACTCCGTTCCCGCGGGCGTGGACTACGTCGTGGCGAACTCTCCCCGCTACTGGGAGGTCATGGCCCGCGCCAAGTACCTCGTCAACAACGTCAATTTCCCGAACGAAATAGTCAAGCGTCCGGAACAGGTCTTCCTGCAGACCCACCACGGCACGCCTCTGAAGCAGATGGGAATCGACCAGCAGAAGTTCCCCGCGGCCGCCAAGGGCATGAGCTTCGGCAAACTGCTGGAGCGGGCCGACAAGTGGGACCTGAGCCTGACGTCCAACCAGCACTCCACGGAGATCTGGGAACGGGTCTACCCCTGCGCGTTCGAGGCGATCGAGTACGGCTACCCGCGTAACGACGTCTACTTCCGCGCCACCGCGGAGGACGTGTCCCGAATCCGTGGGGAGCTCGGCATCGAGGAGGGCAAGACCGCCATCCTGTACTGCCCGACGGTACGCGATTACCAGAAGGGCTACGTACCCCGCATCGACCTGGAGCGGTTCTGCCGCGAACTGGGCCCCGACTACGTCGTCCTGGTACGCACCCACTACTTCTACGGCGCCGACCCGAGTCTCGAGGCTCTGCAGGAGCGGGGCCTGATCAAGGACGTGTCGCGGTACCCGGTGGTGGAGGACCTCTGCCTGGCCGCCGACGCTCTGATCACCGACTACTCGTCCATCATGTTCGACTACGCCTGCCTTGACCGGCCGATCGTCACGTACGCGGACGACTGGCAGGTCTACAGTCGGGCCCGCGGCGTGTACTTCGACATCCTCTCGGGACAAGCGGGCGAGACCCCCGGGGCGACCGCGACCAGCGAGGATCAGCTCATCGAGGTCTTCCGTTCCGGTGCGTGGAACAGTTCCCGGGCGGCCGAGCTGCGTTCCGCGTTCCGTGAGCGGTTCGTGCAGTACGACGACGGGCACGCAGCAGAGCGTGTGGTCCGCCACATGTTCCTCGGCGAGGAGTCCAGCCCCAGGGTGCTGCCCCTGGAGGAGCGCACGCCGGCGCCCTCACCCGCCGCGGTGGAGACCGCTCGCATCGTGCGGCAGCGGGCGGGCCGGAACGAGAGCGGCCTGGTCGACGCCTGA
- the galU gene encoding UTP--glucose-1-phosphate uridylyltransferase GalU, which yields MAPRLRKAVIPAAGLGTRFLPATKATPKEMLPVVDKPAIQYVVEEAVSAGLGDVLMVTGRNKRPLEDHFDRNYELESALQKKGDASRLAKVQESSDLAMIHYVRQGDPKGLGHAVLCAAPHVGDEPFAVLLGDDLIDPRDPLLQRMIDVQEQHGGSVIALMEVAPEQIHLYGCAAVEATGDDDVVKVSGLVEKPDPADAPSNYAIIGRYVLDPHVFDILRKTEPGRGGEIQLTDALQQLAEDEKVGGPVHGVVFKGRRYDTGDRGDYLRAIVRLACEREDLGPDFRTWLRGYADQELTDAGA from the coding sequence ATGGCCCCACGGCTTCGCAAGGCTGTCATTCCCGCGGCCGGACTCGGCACCCGGTTCCTGCCGGCCACCAAGGCCACTCCCAAGGAGATGCTGCCGGTCGTCGACAAGCCGGCGATCCAGTACGTGGTCGAGGAGGCCGTGTCCGCCGGCCTCGGTGACGTCCTCATGGTCACGGGCCGCAACAAGCGCCCCCTGGAGGACCACTTCGACCGCAACTACGAGCTCGAGTCCGCCCTCCAGAAGAAGGGTGACGCGAGCCGGCTGGCGAAGGTCCAGGAATCCAGCGACCTCGCCATGATCCACTACGTCCGCCAGGGCGACCCCAAGGGCCTCGGCCACGCCGTGCTGTGCGCCGCGCCGCACGTCGGCGACGAGCCCTTCGCGGTCCTGCTCGGCGACGACCTGATCGACCCGCGCGATCCCCTGCTCCAGCGCATGATCGACGTCCAGGAGCAGCACGGCGGCAGCGTCATCGCCCTCATGGAGGTCGCCCCCGAGCAGATCCACCTCTACGGCTGCGCGGCCGTCGAGGCCACCGGGGACGACGACGTGGTCAAGGTGAGCGGACTGGTCGAGAAGCCCGACCCGGCCGACGCCCCCTCCAACTACGCCATCATCGGCCGCTACGTCCTCGACCCGCACGTCTTCGACATACTCCGCAAGACCGAGCCCGGCCGCGGCGGCGAGATCCAGCTGACCGACGCCCTCCAGCAGCTCGCCGAGGACGAGAAGGTCGGCGGTCCGGTCCACGGCGTCGTCTTCAAGGGCCGCCGCTATGACACCGGCGACCGCGGCGACTATCTGCGTGCCATCGTCCGACTCGCATGCGAACGTGAAGACCTGGGCCCGGACTTCCGGACCTGGCTTCGCGGGTATGCCGACCAGGAGCTGACGGACGCCGGCGCCTGA
- a CDS encoding glycosyltransferase family 2 protein: MQPRVSVIVPAYNAMPELTDCITSAMEQTIGLDQLEIIAVNDGSTDGTGKELDRLAATCTALRVIHQENSGNAAVPRNVALDVARGEYVFFLDSDDYLGPDALRRMVAMADENDTDIVLGKMVSVGGRAVPTAVFKTTQPRTDIFSSAAYRTLGCWKLFRRSLLERLNLRFPSFRNTEDKPFTAAAYLNANGVSVVADYDCYYHRDRANGNNLTLTAQNLSHRMQGSRMCFETVARYLEPGPRRDQIMRRHVEWELCGPLWWLLLRESEQDVRESIYPEIRDWVENWVTDPIIAMLESRDRVLLHLLRADRFDELMTVIRNAKEDAGRGHVVEGGRVYWQHPLFRDTAVGVPDSAFDVTGRLPVRHRVESVGWQKDGALRLSGHAYIENVASSDPATELVLRCYDADHPEVRVPARVHAVAGLPDDERYANAGFVVDIAPATAAAGAPLGRGRWNLFLDIRAQGVSRVVRLKSLEAGRTPPQSIVTTGTGKPTTVTPYVTKWGNLSLNVGREVPRDDTPCRVTKLAWHRSRKGTLTVTGTLAERVDALRLRVENATGDRREVTAPISGTDGGFSVELPLRTLRPGRWTVTLSLPGASPAAAVPYLAGLGRTHWFHLARPYTARPVKEASETTLVVEVRAVDVRAAVRRRLRRAARKVRG; the protein is encoded by the coding sequence ATGCAGCCCCGAGTCAGTGTGATCGTCCCCGCCTACAACGCCATGCCCGAGCTGACCGACTGCATCACCTCGGCGATGGAACAGACCATCGGTCTGGACCAGCTTGAGATCATCGCGGTGAACGACGGGTCGACCGACGGCACCGGGAAGGAACTCGACCGGCTCGCCGCGACCTGCACGGCGCTCCGCGTCATCCACCAGGAGAACTCGGGCAACGCCGCCGTCCCGCGCAACGTCGCGCTGGACGTGGCCCGCGGTGAGTACGTCTTCTTCCTCGACTCCGACGACTACCTGGGTCCCGACGCACTGCGCCGCATGGTGGCCATGGCCGACGAGAACGACACCGACATCGTGCTGGGCAAGATGGTGTCGGTGGGCGGCAGGGCCGTGCCCACCGCTGTCTTCAAGACGACCCAGCCCCGTACGGACATCTTCTCCTCCGCCGCCTACCGGACCCTCGGCTGCTGGAAGCTCTTCCGCCGCTCGCTTCTCGAACGGCTGAACCTGCGATTCCCCTCGTTCCGCAATACCGAGGACAAGCCCTTCACCGCGGCCGCCTACCTCAACGCGAACGGTGTGTCCGTCGTCGCGGACTACGACTGCTACTACCACCGCGACCGCGCGAACGGGAACAACCTCACCCTCACCGCGCAGAACCTGAGCCATCGGATGCAGGGCTCCCGGATGTGCTTCGAGACGGTGGCCCGCTATCTGGAGCCCGGGCCGCGGCGCGACCAGATCATGCGCCGGCATGTCGAGTGGGAACTGTGCGGCCCGCTGTGGTGGCTGCTGCTCCGGGAGAGTGAGCAGGACGTGCGCGAGAGCATCTACCCAGAGATCCGTGACTGGGTGGAGAACTGGGTCACGGACCCGATCATCGCAATGCTGGAGTCGCGCGACCGCGTGCTGCTGCACTTGCTGCGGGCCGACCGCTTCGACGAGCTGATGACGGTCATCCGCAACGCCAAGGAAGATGCCGGGCGCGGTCACGTCGTCGAGGGGGGCCGGGTCTACTGGCAGCATCCGCTCTTCCGCGACACGGCGGTGGGGGTGCCGGACAGCGCGTTCGACGTCACCGGTCGGCTGCCGGTGCGCCACCGCGTCGAGTCGGTGGGCTGGCAGAAGGACGGGGCGCTACGGCTGTCCGGCCATGCCTACATCGAGAACGTGGCATCTTCGGACCCGGCCACCGAGCTGGTGCTGCGCTGCTACGACGCGGACCATCCGGAGGTCCGCGTGCCCGCCCGGGTGCACGCCGTCGCCGGACTTCCGGACGACGAGCGCTACGCGAACGCGGGCTTCGTCGTTGACATCGCGCCGGCCACGGCGGCGGCCGGCGCCCCACTGGGCCGCGGGCGGTGGAATCTCTTCCTCGACATACGGGCACAGGGCGTCAGCCGTGTGGTCCGGCTGAAGAGCCTGGAGGCCGGGCGGACACCACCGCAGAGCATCGTGACGACGGGCACGGGCAAGCCCACCACCGTCACACCGTATGTGACGAAGTGGGGCAACCTTTCCCTCAATGTCGGCCGGGAAGTGCCGCGCGACGACACCCCCTGCCGGGTGACCAAGCTGGCCTGGCACAGGTCGCGCAAGGGCACGCTGACGGTGACCGGCACCCTGGCCGAGCGCGTCGACGCACTGCGCCTGCGCGTGGAGAACGCCACCGGCGACCGCCGTGAGGTGACGGCGCCGATCAGCGGGACCGACGGCGGATTCTCGGTCGAGCTCCCGCTCAGGACTCTGCGTCCGGGCCGCTGGACGGTGACTCTGTCCCTGCCCGGCGCTTCCCCGGCTGCCGCCGTTCCTTACCTGGCCGGTCTGGGCCGCACTCACTGGTTCCACCTCGCCCGCCCCTACACCGCCCGTCCGGTGAAGGAGGCGTCGGAGACGACGCTGGTGGTGGAGGTCCGCGCGGTGGACGTGCGGGCAGCCGTGCGGCGGAGGCTGCGGAGGGCTGCGCGGAAGGTGCGAGGGTAG